A single window of Nicotiana tomentosiformis chromosome 1, ASM39032v3, whole genome shotgun sequence DNA harbors:
- the LOC104103790 gene encoding protein IQ-DOMAIN 19-like, whose translation MGKASKWIRNFLMTLGKKEEREKKEEKSIESMGTPTASCPSTPKVKRRWSFKKSSSMERNNHKSNRSFDLTFIHKLNTQGDKASLTAKGAIEPKTYIIRRVKNTAATKIQAVFRSYLARKALRALRSLVRLQALVRGHLVRKETAAMVKRMHSLMVIQLRARVQRVQMAEEAHTPKSRKSQKVSYENSQLTRSCSIEKMDVSIQEKGRVQKKNSIKNESARMENRVNTSESHRLSVSRRDYHVLQICRSPTTLSDMSTVSYDSHIEDFSFKMAEKGSEHSSNVSTTISSNTPFSVAQSENPNSIFSSAPFAPTYMSNTESSRAKARSQSEPRQRPNWSIKRKSKRIPSMDGITGMPDSSREETPTHSRRHNGPESHETWLLKLYKPAKSSKHVKVDSPA comes from the exons ATGGGGAAGGCAAGCAAATGGATCAGAAACTTTCTGATGACATTGGGGAAAAAGGAGGAAAgggaaaagaaagaagagaaatcaATAGAAAGTATGGGAACCCCAACTGCAAGTTGCCCATCAACTCCAAAAGTGAAAAGGAGATGGAGTTTCAAGAAATCATCAAGCATGGAGAGAAATAACCATAAGAGTAATAGGTCTTTTGACTTGACTTTCATTCACAAACTAAATACACAAGGAGACAAAGCAAGCCTAACAGCAAAAGGAGCTATAGAACCAAAAACCTATATTATCAGACGTGTTAAGAATACAGCTGCCACCAAAATCCAAGCAGTTTTCCGCTCATATTTG GCAAGGAAAGCATTGCGAGCGCTAAGAAGCCTAGTTAGATTACAGGCACTGGTAAGGGGTCACCTAGTAAGGAAAGAGACAGCAGCAATGGTCAAACGTATGCACTCTCTGATGGTCATTCAACTAAGGGCTCGTGTTCAAAGAGTTCAGATGGCTGAAGAAGCACATACCCCCAAATCAAGAAAGAGCCAGAAAGTATCATATGAAAACAGTCAGCTTACCAGATCCTGCAGTATT GAAAAGATGGATGTTAGCATTCAAGAGAAAGGGAGAGTCCAGAAGAAAAATAGCATAAAGAATGAATCTGCGAGAATGGAAAACAGAGTGAACACCTCTGAATCTCATCGCCTTTCAGTATCAAGGAGGGACTATCATGTACTTCAGATATGTCGAAGCCCCACTACACTGAGTGATATGAGCACAGTAAGTTATGACAGTCATATAGAGGATTTCTCCTTCAAGATGGCAGAAAAAGGTTCTGAACATAGCTCTAATGTTTCAACAACCATATCATCCAATACCCCATTTTCCGTCGCACAATCAGAAAATCCAAACTCCATATTTTCTAGTGCTCCTTTTGCACCAACATACATGTCCAATACAGAATCCTCAAGAGCAAAAGCTAGATCACAGAGTGAACCGAGGCAACGACCCAATTGGAGCATTAAAAGAAAAAGCAAGCGCATACCATCAATGGATGGGATAACAGGAATGCCTGATTCTAGCAGGGAAGAAACACCTACCCACAGCAGGAGACACAATGGCCCAGAAAGCCATGAAACCTGGTTACTCAAGCTCTACAAACCAGCAAAGTCCTCCAAGCATGTCAAGGTTGATTCCCCAGCGTAA